One Corvus moneduloides isolate bCorMon1 chromosome 24, bCorMon1.pri, whole genome shotgun sequence DNA segment encodes these proteins:
- the LRIG2 gene encoding LOW QUALITY PROTEIN: leucine-rich repeats and immunoglobulin-like domains protein 2 (The sequence of the model RefSeq protein was modified relative to this genomic sequence to represent the inferred CDS: deleted 2 bases in 2 codons; substituted 1 base at 1 genomic stop codon): protein MNYNELSEIPYFGETTSNITLLSLVHNTIPEINAEQLQVYLSLENLDLSSNLISEIKASSFPRMQLKYLNLSNNRITTLEAGCLDNLSSSLMVIKLNRNRISMIPPKIFRLPHVQFLELKRNRIKIVESLTFQGLESLKSLKMQRNGISRLMDGAFFGLGNIEELELEHNNLTEVNKGWLYGLRTLQQLYVSQNAITRISPDAWEFCQRLAELDLSYNQLTRLKESAFVGLGLLEKLNLGDNRISHIADGVFRGLTNLQTLDLRNNEISWAIEDANEAFVGLSRLDKLILQGNQIKSITKKAFSGLEGLEHLDLSNNAIMSIQENAFAQAQLKELALNTSSLLCDCQLKWLPQWLSESHLLQAVNVTCAHPEWLAGQSLLSVDPDDFVCDNFPKPQIRVHPETTVALRGTNVTLMCTAVSSSDSPMATAWRKDSEVLYDAEVENFVRYQQQSGEVLEYTTVLHLFNVNFTDEGKYQCIVTNYFGSNYSNKAKLTVNELPSFLKTPMDLTIRTGAMARLECAAEGHPPPQISWQKDGGTDFPAARERRMHVMPEDDVFFIANVKMEDMGIYSCMAQNIAGGLSANATLTVLETPSFMRPLEDRTVTRGETAVLQCIAGGSPAPRLNWTKDDGPLTVTERHFFAAANQLLIIVDAGLEDAGKYTCIMSNTLGTERGHIYLNVLASPNCDSSQSAIVHEEDGWTTVGIVIIVVVCCVVGTSLVWVIVIYHMRRRNEDYSITNTEEMNLPADIPSYLSSQGTLSDPQEGYSNLEAGSHQQLMPPAGSYVHKGTDGVAAPLVICSDCYDNANIYSRTREYCPYALITEEDPLDQTLPNLMVQMPKETYTARTQKESSALDNLLADRDVPVFLTSQXQKSDKKISQQIIEPFQVPLWGGSKDLACSHPQFLHHPLAHEAPQRLRGDGVTNSDRDQASPRPCHRLREQNFDFNRTRNIHDHNETT from the exons ATGAATTACAATGAGCTAAGTGAAATTCCGTATTTTGGAGAAACAACTTCCAATATAACTCTCCTCTCATT GGTGCACAATACCATTCCAGAAATAAATGCTGAGCAACTCCAGGTCTACCTTTCATTGGAAAATCTAGATCTTAGTTCTAATCTTATCTCAGAAATTAAAGCCTCTTCCTTTCCACGAATGCAATTGAAGTACCT gAATCTGAGTAACAACAGAATAACTACTCTAGAAGCAGGTTGCCTTGATAACTTATCTAGCTCACTAATGGTGataaaactgaacagaaatagGATTAGTATGATTCCACCAAAGATCTTCAGGTTGCCTCACGTGCAGTTTCT GGAACTGAAAAGGAACCGGATTAAAATAGTGGAAAGTCTTACATTCCAAGGACTGGAATCCTTAAAATCCTTGAAAATGCAGCGCAATGGGATTAGCAGACTAATGGATGGAGCATTCTTTGGCCTGGGTAATATAGAGGAATT AGAACTGGAACATAATAACTTAACAGAAGTAAACAAGGGCTGGCTGTATGGGCTGCGGACATTGCAACAACTCTATGTTAGCCAGAATGCCATCACCAGGATCAGCCCAGATGCATGGGAATTCTGCCAAAGACTTGCTGAGCT AGACTTGTCATACAATCAGCTCACTCGCCTCAAGGAATCTGCCTTCGTGGGACTTGGCTTATTGGAGAAGCTAAACCTGGGTGACAATCGCATCAGTCACATTGCCGATGGTGTCTTTAGAGGTCTGACAAATCTTCAAACCTT GGACTTGCGGAACAATGAGATCTCCTGGGCCATAGAAGATGCAAATGAAGCTTTTGTGGGACTCAGCAGGCTGGATAAACT aatcTTGCAAGGAAACCAAATTAAGTCAATTACCAAAAAAGCATTCTCTGGTCTTGAAGGACTTGAACATCT AGATTTAAGCAACAATGCAATAATGTCCATCCAAGAAAATGCCTTTGCTCAGGCTcagctgaaggagct AGCGTTGAACACAAGCAGTTTGCTTTGCGATTGCCAGTTGAAATGGCTGCCCCAGTGGCTCAGTGAGAGCCATTTACTGCAGGCTGTAAATGTCACCTGTGCTCACCCTGAGTGGTTGGCAGGACAAAGCCTTCTCAGTGTGGACCCCGATGACTTTGTCTGTG ataatTTCCCCAAACCGCAGATCAGAGTCCACCCAGAGACCACAGTAGCCCTGCGAGGCACAAACGTGACCCTGATGTgcactgctgtgagcagcagtgaTTCACCCATGGCCACAGCCTGGCGCAAAGACAGCGAGGTCCTCTATGATGCAGAGGTTGAGAATTTTGTCAGGTACCAGCAGCAAAGCGGGGAGGTGCTGGAATACACCACTGTCCTGCACCTCTTCAATGTGAATTTCACTGATGAAGGGAAATACCAGTGCATTGTCACCAATTACTTTGGCTCCAATTATTCCAACAAAGCCAAGCTGACTGTCAATG AGCTCCCATCTTTCCTGAAAACCCCCATGGATCTCACTATCCGCACCGGGGCAATGGCCCGGCTGGAGTGTGCTGCTGAGGGCCACCCCCCTCCACAGATCTCCTGGCAGAAAGATGGTGGCACAGACTTCCCTGCTGCAAGAGAGAGGAGGATGCACGTCATGCCTGAGGACGATGTGTTCTTCATTGCAAATGTGAAGATGGAAGACATGGGGATCTACAGCTGCATGGCCCAGAACATTGCAGGGGGACTCTCGGCCAATGCTACCCTGACTGTGCTGG AAACTCCTTCCTTCATGAGGCCCCTGGAGGACAGGACAGTGACCCGAGGTGAAACTGCTGTCCTGCAGTGCATAGCTGGTGGCAGTCCTGCCCCTCGCCTCAACTGGACCAAGGACGATGGTCCCTTGACAGTCACCGAGCGGCATTTCTTCGCTGCAGCAAATCAGCTCCTCATCATAGTGGATGCAGGACTGGAGGATGCTGGGAAGTACACTTGCATCATGTCCAACACGCTGGGCACTGAGCGTGGCCATATTTACCTAAATGTCCTGGCTTCCCCCAACTGTGATTCTTCCCAGAGTGCCATTGTCCATGAGGAGGACGGCTGGACAACAGTAGGGATCGTGATTATCGTTGTTGTGTGTTGTGTGGTGGGAACGTCCTTGGTGTGGGTTATTGTCATCTACCAcatgaggaggaggaatgaaGATTACAGCATCACTAACACAG AGGAGATGAACCTACCTGCTGACATTCCCAGCTACCTGTCCTCCCAAGGGACACTGTCTGATCCCCAGGAAGGCTACAGTAACTTGGAGGCAGGGAGCCATCAGCAGCTGATGCCTCCAGCTGGCAGCTACGTGCACAAAGGCACAGATG GTGTTGCAGCACCATTAGTGATCTGCTCAGATTGTTATGACAATGCCAACATCTACTCCCGGACCCGAGAGTACTGTCCCTATGCCCTCATCACTGAGGAGGACCCCCTGGATCAGACACTCCCGAATCTCATGGTGCAGATGCCCAAGGAAACGTACACAGCACGCACC CAGAAGGAAAGCAGTGCTCTGGATAATCTCTTAGCAGACAGAGAC GTGCCTGTCTTCCTTACCAGCCAATGACAAAAAAGTGATAAGAAAATCTCCCAGCAGATTATTG AGCCCTTCCAGGTTCCTCTGTGGGGAGGCAGCAAAGACCTGGCTTGCTCTCACCCGCAGTTCCTGCACCATCCATTGGCCCATGAGGCCCCGCAGCGGCTCCGGGGCGACGGTGTCACCAACAGTGACCGGGACCAGGCATCGCCCAGACCGTGCCACAGGCTACGGGAGCAGAATTTTGATTTTAACAGGACACGGAACATTCATGACCACAATGAAACCACATAA